A section of the Apodemus sylvaticus chromosome 10, mApoSyl1.1, whole genome shotgun sequence genome encodes:
- the LOC127694272 gene encoding translational activator of cytochrome c oxidase 1, with amino-acid sequence MMFRAAASLRDTAARCFRVRCLGFRVGPWCVSQHENPGCAAAPHRTLHVSATASAGHNKWSKVRHIKGPKDMERSRIFSKLTLSIRLAVKEGGPNPENNSSLANILEVCRSKNMPKSTIESALKTEKNKGIYLLYEGRGPGGASLLIEALSNSSPKCHLDIKYILNKNGGMMAEGARHFFDKKGVVVVGVEDREKKAVNLERALELAIEAGAEDVKEAEDEEDKNLFKFICDASSVHQVRKKLDSLGLCSVSCSLEFIPHSKVQLAGPELEQAAHLIQALNNYEDVIHVYDNID; translated from the exons ATGATGTTTCGGGCTGCCGCCAGCCTGAGAGACACTGCTGCCCGATGCTTTCGTGTGCGGTGCCTCGGGTTCCGCGTGGGTCCTTGGTGCGTCTCCCAGCATGAAAACCCCGGCTGTGCTGCAGCTCCACACAGGACGCTGCATGTCAGCGCGACGGCCTCGGCAGGACACAATAAATGGTCTAAAGTCCGGCACATCAAGGGCCCCAAGGACATGGAAAGGAGTCGAATCTTCTCTAAGCTCACTCTGAGTATCCGCCTGGCGGTTAAAG AGGGAGGCCCTAACCCTGAGAACAACAGCAGCCTGGCCAACATCTTAGAGGTGTGTCGCAGCAAGAATATGCCCAAGTCAACCATCGAGTCAGCACTGAAGACGGAG AAAAACAAGGGCATTTACTTGCTGTATGAGGGCCGAGGCCCTGGAGGTGCTTCTCTGCTTATTGAGGCATTATCAAACAGTAGCCCCAAGTGCCACTTGGACATCAAATATATCCTGAACAAGAACGG GGGAATGATGGCTGAAGGAGCACGTCACTTTTTTGACAAAAAAGGAGTGGTTGTGGTTGGAGTGGAGGATAGAGAGAAGAAAGCTGTGAACCTAGAGCGCGCCCTAGAACTGGCCATCGAAGCGGGAGCCGAGGATGTGAAGGAAGCCGAAGACGAAGAAGACAAGAACCTTTTTAAA TTCATTTGTGATGCTTCTTCAGTACATCAAGTGAGGAAGAAACTGGACTCCCTGGGCCTGTGTTCCGTATCCTGCTCGCTGGAGTTCATCCCCCACTCGAAGGTGCAGCTGGCTGGGCCTGAGCTGGAGCAGGCTGCTCACCTCATCCAGGCTCTCAACAACTATGAGGATGTGATTCACGTTTACGACAATATCGACTAG